The following coding sequences lie in one Mycobacterium sp. DL440 genomic window:
- a CDS encoding CoA ester lyase — translation MYDQPFSDESHPTEPGFRIDPVLARSWLLVNGAQYERFAPAARSRADIVVLDIEDAVAPKDKVSAREKVTRWLGDGNSDWVRINGFGTPWWADDLEMLAGSSVGGVMLAMVESVDHVTETARRLPNVPIVALVETARGLERITEIASAKGAFRLAFGIGDFRRDTGFGDSPATLAYARSRFTIAAKAAGLPGAVDGPTVGSSALRLSEATAVSAEFGMTGKICLTPDQCPTVNEGLAPSQDEISWAKEFFAEFQRDGGEIRNGSDLPRIARANKILDLARAYGIHESEYSDDPDHVPAPSDTYHY, via the coding sequence GTGTACGACCAGCCCTTCTCCGACGAATCCCACCCCACCGAGCCCGGATTCCGCATCGACCCGGTACTGGCCCGGAGCTGGTTGCTGGTCAACGGCGCGCAGTATGAGCGCTTCGCCCCCGCGGCCCGTTCCCGTGCCGACATCGTCGTCCTCGACATCGAGGATGCGGTGGCCCCGAAGGACAAGGTTTCCGCGCGCGAGAAGGTGACCCGCTGGCTGGGCGACGGCAACAGCGACTGGGTCCGGATCAACGGCTTCGGCACCCCGTGGTGGGCCGACGACCTGGAGATGCTGGCCGGCAGCTCGGTGGGCGGCGTCATGCTCGCCATGGTCGAGTCGGTGGACCACGTCACCGAGACCGCCCGGCGGCTACCCAACGTGCCGATCGTCGCACTGGTCGAGACCGCCCGCGGCCTGGAGCGGATCACCGAGATCGCCTCGGCCAAGGGCGCATTCCGGCTCGCGTTCGGTATCGGCGACTTCCGGCGCGACACCGGTTTCGGCGACAGTCCGGCAACCCTGGCCTACGCTCGGTCCCGGTTCACCATCGCCGCCAAGGCCGCCGGACTCCCCGGCGCCGTCGACGGCCCCACGGTGGGATCCAGCGCGCTGCGCCTTTCGGAGGCCACGGCGGTCTCGGCCGAGTTCGGCATGACCGGCAAGATCTGTCTGACCCCCGACCAGTGCCCGACGGTCAATGAGGGCCTGGCCCCTTCTCAGGACGAGATCAGCTGGGCGAAGGAGTTTTTCGCCGAATTCCAGCGCGACGGCGGGGAGATCCGCAACGGGTCGGACCTACCACGTATCGCCCGGGCCAACAAGATCCTCGATCTGGCCAGGGCGTACGGCATCCACGAATCCGAGTACAGCGACGACCCGGACCACGTGCCGGCCCCGTCCGACACGTACCACTACTGA
- a CDS encoding DUF4334 domain-containing protein yields MLQQLFPTVPTTTAEALDVFDGAEAVEPQFMFGTWHGAELPTGHPMDGLLAASGWWGKQFVDGETVHPLLFPAGDGASLWALNPVLAFGGLAVSTKLPLLRNRSMVAPIAALRPVLQTRAPKARLRTTRYRGVDTATMIYDQLPINDVFRRLADDAVIGAMDLRNSDKPYFFVLQRDDSLQVT; encoded by the coding sequence ATGTTGCAGCAGTTGTTCCCCACCGTTCCGACGACCACGGCTGAGGCGCTGGACGTCTTCGACGGGGCCGAGGCCGTCGAGCCGCAGTTCATGTTCGGCACCTGGCACGGTGCCGAATTGCCCACCGGACATCCGATGGATGGCCTACTGGCGGCCAGTGGCTGGTGGGGCAAGCAGTTCGTCGATGGCGAGACGGTTCACCCGCTGCTGTTCCCCGCGGGTGACGGCGCATCGCTGTGGGCCCTCAACCCGGTCCTGGCCTTCGGCGGCCTTGCCGTGTCGACCAAGCTCCCGCTGCTTCGGAATCGGTCGATGGTGGCGCCGATCGCAGCGTTGCGACCCGTGCTGCAGACCCGCGCGCCCAAAGCCAGGTTGCGCACCACCCGCTACCGCGGCGTCGACACCGCGACCATGATCTACGACCAGCTGCCCATCAACGACGTGTTCCGGCGACTGGCCGACGACGCCGTGATCGGGGCAATGGACCTGCGGAACTCCGACAAGCCCTATTTCTTCGTTCTGCAGCGCGACGACTCGCTGCAGGTGAC
- a CDS encoding winged helix-turn-helix domain-containing protein, with product MPTLTIAQARRVAVAAQGFHAPKPRGPVTRAHLRRLISRIQVLQLDSVSVAVRAHYAPVFSRLGPYDRDALDRAAWSHSARSPRLLVEYWAHEAALMAVEDWPLLRWRMREYTHGRWGTEIVRKNPKLAEDIVAAVAELGPSTAGQIEAHLESEPRGRKGPWWDRSETKWVAEALWSSGVLTTATRVGFARHYDLTERVLPPEVVARQVDDEEAVRELALRAATALGVGTEADIRDYFRMGAKQVKPALAKLVADGEIEPVDVEGTPAYLRAGQTVPSRDRGTALLCPFDPLVFFRPRVERWFDFHYRIEIYVPAPKRQFGYYVWPFLLDGELVARVDLKRTDAALQVLGAFTEDGRDRSRVADALAEELRSMASWLGVDNVTVARRGDLAAFLNRSLRG from the coding sequence GTGCCTACCCTCACGATCGCGCAGGCCCGCCGCGTCGCCGTCGCCGCGCAGGGGTTTCACGCACCCAAACCCCGCGGCCCCGTCACCCGCGCGCATCTGCGCAGGTTGATCTCCCGGATTCAGGTGCTGCAGCTGGATTCGGTGTCGGTGGCGGTGCGGGCGCACTACGCGCCGGTGTTCAGTCGGCTGGGTCCGTATGACCGGGACGCGCTGGACCGGGCGGCGTGGTCGCATAGCGCCCGTTCACCGCGGCTTCTGGTGGAGTACTGGGCGCACGAGGCCGCGCTGATGGCGGTCGAGGATTGGCCCCTGCTGCGATGGCGAATGCGGGAGTACACCCACGGCCGGTGGGGCACCGAGATCGTCCGGAAGAACCCCAAGCTGGCCGAAGACATCGTGGCCGCGGTCGCCGAGCTCGGGCCGTCCACCGCCGGCCAGATCGAGGCCCATCTGGAGTCTGAGCCGCGCGGCCGCAAGGGACCGTGGTGGGACCGCAGCGAGACCAAGTGGGTGGCCGAGGCGCTGTGGTCCTCGGGGGTCCTGACGACGGCGACGCGCGTCGGCTTCGCCCGGCACTACGACCTCACCGAGCGGGTACTGCCACCGGAGGTGGTGGCCCGGCAGGTCGACGACGAGGAGGCGGTTCGGGAGCTGGCCCTACGCGCGGCCACCGCGCTGGGCGTCGGCACCGAGGCCGACATCCGCGACTACTTCCGGATGGGAGCCAAGCAGGTCAAACCGGCGCTCGCCAAGCTGGTGGCCGACGGGGAAATTGAGCCCGTCGACGTCGAGGGCACTCCGGCTTACCTGCGCGCGGGCCAGACCGTGCCGAGCCGTGACCGCGGGACCGCACTGCTGTGCCCGTTCGACCCGTTGGTCTTCTTCCGGCCCCGGGTCGAGCGGTGGTTCGATTTTCACTACCGCATCGAAATCTACGTACCCGCGCCAAAACGCCAATTCGGTTACTACGTATGGCCGTTTCTGCTCGACGGGGAGCTGGTGGCGCGGGTGGACCTCAAACGCACCGATGCGGCGCTGCAGGTGCTGGGCGCATTCACCGAAGACGGCCGAGACCGTTCTCGAGTGGCAGACGCGCTGGCCGAGGAGTTGCGCTCGATGGCCTCGTGGCTCGGGGTCGACAACGTGACGGTCGCTCGGCGGGGCGACCTCGCCGCGTTTTTGAATCGGAGCCTGCGGGGCTGA
- the dapB gene encoding 4-hydroxy-tetrahydrodipicolinate reductase has product MRVGVLGAKGKVGATMVHAVESAEDLSFSTGVDVGDPMTLLTDTKTDVVIDFTHPDVVMDNLKFLIDNGIHAVVGTTGFTWDRIEQVESWLKAKPEAAVLIAPNFAIGAVLSMHFAQQAARYFESVEIIELHHPHKADAPSGTAARTAKLIAEARKGMPPNPDATSTGLEGARGADVDGVPVHSVRLAGLVAHQEVLFGTQGETLTIRHDSLDRSSFVPGVLLAVRKVGERPGLTIGIEPLLDLS; this is encoded by the coding sequence ATGCGAGTTGGCGTTCTCGGGGCTAAGGGCAAAGTCGGCGCGACCATGGTGCACGCGGTCGAATCCGCGGAGGATCTGAGTTTTTCGACCGGGGTAGATGTGGGCGACCCGATGACGTTGCTCACCGACACCAAGACCGACGTGGTCATCGACTTCACCCATCCCGATGTGGTGATGGACAACCTGAAGTTCCTCATCGACAACGGTATCCACGCCGTCGTCGGGACCACCGGATTCACCTGGGATCGCATCGAACAGGTGGAGTCCTGGCTCAAGGCGAAGCCTGAGGCCGCGGTGCTCATCGCGCCGAACTTCGCCATCGGTGCCGTGCTCTCGATGCACTTCGCCCAGCAGGCGGCGCGCTATTTCGAATCGGTCGAGATCATCGAACTGCACCACCCGCACAAGGCCGACGCGCCGTCCGGCACGGCCGCTCGCACCGCGAAGCTCATCGCCGAGGCGCGGAAAGGCATGCCGCCCAACCCGGACGCGACCAGCACCGGCCTGGAGGGAGCCCGCGGCGCCGACGTGGACGGCGTGCCGGTGCACTCGGTGCGACTGGCCGGGCTGGTCGCCCATCAAGAGGTGCTGTTCGGGACGCAGGGGGAGACGCTGACGATCCGGCACGACAGCCTGGACCGGTCCTCGTTCGTGCCAGGCGTGCTGCTGGCCGTGCGCAAGGTCGGCGAGCGGCCGGGCCTGACCATCGGCATTGAACCGCTGCTCGACCTGTCGTGA
- a CDS encoding thymidylate synthase: MPIQTPYEDLLRKVTEQGVSKSDRTGTGTRSLFGHQLRYDLAAGYPLITTKKVHTKSVIYELLWFLRGDSNVRWLQDHGVTIWDEWASETGDLGPVYGVQWRSWPTPSGEHIDQISNALELLKRDPDSRRNIVSAWNVGEIPQMALPPCHAFFQFYVADQKLSCQLYQRSADLFLGVPFNIASYALLTHMMAAQAGLGVGEFVWTGGDCHIYDNHVEQVALQLSREPRSYPELVLAQRDSIFDYKYEDIAILNYDPHPAIKAPVAV; this comes from the coding sequence GTGCCGATCCAGACGCCCTACGAGGACCTGCTGCGGAAGGTGACCGAGCAGGGGGTGTCGAAATCCGATCGCACCGGTACCGGCACCCGCAGCCTGTTCGGGCATCAGCTGCGTTACGACCTGGCCGCCGGTTATCCGTTGATCACCACCAAGAAGGTGCACACCAAATCGGTGATCTACGAGTTGCTGTGGTTCCTGCGCGGCGATTCGAACGTGCGGTGGCTGCAAGACCACGGCGTCACGATCTGGGATGAATGGGCCAGTGAGACAGGCGATCTCGGTCCGGTCTACGGCGTGCAGTGGCGGTCATGGCCGACCCCGTCGGGGGAGCACATCGACCAGATCTCGAATGCCCTCGAGCTGCTCAAGCGCGATCCTGATTCACGGCGCAACATCGTTTCGGCATGGAACGTCGGCGAGATCCCCCAGATGGCACTGCCACCGTGCCACGCCTTCTTCCAGTTTTACGTCGCCGACCAGAAGTTGTCCTGCCAGCTGTATCAGCGCAGCGCAGACCTGTTTCTCGGGGTGCCGTTCAACATCGCCAGCTACGCCTTGCTGACCCACATGATGGCCGCGCAGGCCGGGCTCGGCGTCGGTGAGTTCGTCTGGACCGGCGGCGATTGCCACATCTACGACAACCACGTCGAGCAGGTGGCCCTGCAGCTCAGCAGAGAACCCAGATCCTACCCGGAACTTGTTCTGGCTCAACGTGATTCGATTTTTGACTACAAGTACGAGGATATTGCGATTCTGAACTACGACCCACACCCGGCGATCAAGGCGCCCGTCGCTGTATGA
- a CDS encoding HNH endonuclease signature motif containing protein: MADRIAALADAVTALRELPFSSLSTAQLLDVCSGLQQARNLIPTIEHPAVAALAEQGTAAHIGAKSWPEALRIRLRVSGTEARRRYRDALNFAPRTSISGESLPPLRAASAAAQSGGWVSADHIEILESFFRKCPPWVDAANRARFEEKLVAVASRNAPETLQQSVSEALYLLNQDGPEPADEQCARRRGIVIGPQQPDGSSRLSGWINPELRAGLDAVNAKTAAPGMCNPDDENPCTSGTPTQEQIDADTRTPAQRNHDSLLALTRNALMSGELGHHNGLPVSIVVTTTLQELEAGAGVAITTSGTKLSIPDVIRLAAHAWHYLAVYDKHTSLPLYLGRTRRIATLAQRLMLFGRERGCTRPGCTAPANRSQVHHAQQDFAKGGRTNVDELTLGCGPDQRLVGPGKWTTRINSHGQCEWIPPPLLDTGQSRTNSHHHPQRYLTDEPVRGDDETDCQPT; the protein is encoded by the coding sequence GTGGCTGACAGGATCGCCGCGTTGGCCGACGCGGTGACCGCGTTGCGAGAGCTGCCGTTCTCGTCGTTGTCCACCGCACAGTTGCTGGACGTGTGCTCAGGGCTGCAGCAGGCCCGCAACCTGATCCCCACGATCGAACACCCCGCGGTCGCCGCATTGGCAGAGCAGGGCACCGCAGCGCACATCGGCGCGAAATCCTGGCCCGAAGCCCTGCGCATCCGGCTGCGGGTGTCAGGGACCGAGGCCCGCCGCCGCTACCGCGACGCACTGAACTTCGCGCCCCGCACATCGATATCCGGCGAGTCGTTGCCGCCGCTGCGGGCGGCGAGCGCGGCCGCTCAATCCGGCGGCTGGGTCAGCGCCGACCACATCGAGATCCTGGAATCGTTCTTCCGCAAGTGCCCGCCCTGGGTCGATGCGGCCAACCGAGCCCGGTTCGAGGAAAAACTGGTCGCCGTCGCCTCCCGGAATGCACCCGAAACCCTGCAGCAATCCGTCAGCGAGGCCCTGTATCTGCTGAATCAGGACGGCCCAGAACCTGCCGACGAGCAGTGCGCCCGACGCCGCGGGATCGTGATCGGACCCCAACAACCCGACGGATCCTCCCGTCTGTCCGGTTGGATCAACCCCGAGCTACGCGCCGGCCTTGACGCGGTCAACGCCAAGACGGCAGCACCCGGCATGTGCAACCCTGACGACGAAAATCCCTGCACCAGTGGCACGCCCACCCAAGAACAGATCGACGCCGACACCCGTACCCCGGCCCAACGCAACCACGACTCCCTGCTCGCCCTGACCCGCAACGCGCTGATGTCCGGCGAACTCGGCCACCACAACGGGCTGCCCGTCTCGATCGTGGTCACCACCACCCTGCAAGAACTCGAGGCAGGCGCCGGGGTGGCGATCACCACCAGTGGCACCAAACTCTCCATCCCCGACGTGATTCGTTTGGCCGCCCACGCCTGGCACTACCTCGCCGTCTACGACAAACACACCAGCTTGCCGCTCTATCTCGGCAGGACCCGCCGCATCGCCACCCTGGCCCAACGGCTCATGCTGTTCGGCCGCGAGCGCGGATGCACCCGCCCCGGCTGCACCGCACCCGCGAACCGATCCCAGGTCCATCATGCCCAACAAGACTTCGCAAAAGGCGGGCGCACCAACGTCGATGAACTGACCCTGGGCTGCGGGCCCGATCAACGCCTGGTCGGCCCTGGCAAATGGACCACCCGCATCAACAGCCACGGCCAATGCGAATGGATCCCGCCCCCACTCCTGGACACCGGCCAATCCCGCACCAACAGCCACCACCACCCGCAGAGGTATCTGACCGATGAACCGGTCCGGGGAGACGACGAAACCGACTGTCAGCCAACCTGA
- a CDS encoding dihydrofolate reductase: MTGDLRQLAMIWAQSTSGVIGRDNGIPWNLPEDQARFKQLTLGQTVVMGRLTWESLPAKVRPLPERRNVVITRNPGYVADGAEVLPGIDDVFRGWVIGGAQIYAQALPFTVRCEVTEIDIDLPPAEGDALAPVLDDSWTRTTGEWLTSNSGLRYRFCSYVRTL; this comes from the coding sequence ATGACCGGTGATCTTCGACAGCTGGCGATGATCTGGGCACAGTCGACCTCGGGCGTCATCGGCCGTGACAACGGCATCCCCTGGAACCTGCCGGAGGACCAGGCCCGCTTCAAACAGCTCACCCTCGGACAAACCGTGGTGATGGGCCGGCTGACCTGGGAGTCACTGCCGGCCAAGGTCCGCCCGTTGCCGGAGCGGCGCAACGTCGTCATCACCCGCAACCCGGGGTACGTCGCAGACGGTGCTGAGGTACTGCCCGGAATCGACGACGTCTTCCGCGGTTGGGTGATCGGCGGGGCGCAGATCTACGCGCAGGCCCTGCCGTTCACGGTCCGGTGTGAAGTGACCGAGATCGACATCGACCTGCCCCCGGCCGAGGGGGACGCGTTGGCGCCGGTACTCGACGACTCCTGGACCAGGACCACCGGGGAATGGCTGACCAGCAACTCGGGCTTGCGGTACCGATTCTGCAGCTACGTGCGCACGTTGTAG
- a CDS encoding dienelactone hydrolase family protein, giving the protein MPTTKDTITTPAGTCRVTVATPEGNGPWPGVVLFPDAGGLRPTMEEMATKLAGFGYVVLVPDVYYRNPGWGPFDLNTVFTDQEQRKQLFKLMGTLTPEVLAADAESFFDYLAARPDVSGEKFGTTGYCMGGRASLIVATRVPERVAAALSFHGGRLAVEDDPDSPHLLADKIQATVYVAAAENDASFTEDDGKRLEDALSGAAVDHMIEFYPAAHGFAVPDHAAVYDEAAAKRHWENTERVFGAAFAPA; this is encoded by the coding sequence ATGCCGACCACCAAAGACACCATCACCACGCCCGCCGGGACCTGCCGCGTCACCGTCGCCACACCGGAAGGCAACGGTCCCTGGCCTGGGGTCGTGCTGTTTCCCGACGCCGGCGGCCTGCGCCCCACCATGGAAGAGATGGCGACGAAGCTGGCCGGATTCGGTTACGTCGTGCTGGTACCCGACGTCTACTACCGCAACCCGGGTTGGGGACCCTTCGACCTCAACACCGTGTTCACCGACCAGGAGCAGCGCAAGCAGCTCTTCAAGCTGATGGGCACTCTCACTCCGGAGGTCTTGGCCGCCGACGCCGAGTCGTTCTTCGATTATCTGGCGGCCCGCCCCGACGTCTCCGGCGAGAAGTTCGGCACCACCGGCTACTGCATGGGTGGGCGGGCCTCGCTGATCGTCGCCACCCGGGTGCCGGAGCGAGTCGCGGCCGCGCTGTCCTTCCACGGCGGCCGACTGGCGGTCGAAGACGACCCGGACAGCCCCCACCTGCTGGCCGACAAGATCCAGGCGACGGTCTACGTGGCCGCAGCCGAGAACGATGCCTCCTTCACCGAGGACGATGGCAAGAGGTTGGAGGACGCGCTGTCCGGCGCCGCCGTCGACCACATGATCGAGTTCTATCCGGCAGCGCACGGCTTTGCGGTGCCGGATCATGCGGCGGTGTACGACGAGGCAGCCGCAAAACGGCACTGGGAGAACACCGAGCGGGTGTTCGGGGCCGCATTCGCCCCGGCATAG
- the ald gene encoding alanine dehydrogenase — MLVGVPTEIKNNEYRVAITPAGVAELTRRGHDVIVQAGAGEGSAITDNDFKATGAEIVTTADEVWAEAELLLKVKEPIAAEYSRMRKGQTLFTYLHLAASEECTDALLASGTTSIAYETVQTADGSLPLLAPMSEVAGRLSAQVGAYHLMRSHGGRGVLMGGVPGVAPAEVVVIGGGVAGYNAARIAKGMGAHVTVFDLNINTLRKIDNETNAGIETRYSSSLELEEAVKKADLVIGAVLIPGAKAPKLVTNSTVSHMKSGAVLVDIAIDQGGCFEDSRPTTHDDPTFAVHDTVFYCVANMPGSVPRTSTFALTNATMPYVLKLADRGWKAGCAADQALAKGLATHEGALLSEQVASDLDLPFTDPATFLA; from the coding sequence ATGCTCGTCGGCGTCCCGACCGAGATCAAGAACAATGAGTACCGAGTGGCGATCACTCCGGCGGGTGTGGCGGAGCTGACCCGACGCGGCCACGACGTGATCGTCCAGGCCGGCGCCGGCGAGGGCTCGGCCATCACCGACAACGACTTCAAGGCCACCGGCGCCGAGATCGTCACCACGGCTGACGAGGTGTGGGCCGAGGCCGAGCTGCTCCTCAAGGTCAAAGAACCCATCGCGGCCGAGTACTCACGCATGCGCAAGGGCCAGACGTTGTTCACCTACCTGCACCTCGCGGCGTCCGAGGAATGCACCGACGCGCTGCTCGCCTCGGGTACCACCTCGATCGCCTATGAGACCGTGCAGACCGCCGATGGTTCACTTCCGCTGCTGGCCCCGATGAGCGAGGTCGCCGGCCGATTGTCGGCGCAGGTCGGCGCGTACCACCTGATGCGCAGCCACGGCGGCCGCGGTGTCCTGATGGGCGGTGTGCCCGGCGTGGCCCCGGCCGAGGTCGTCGTCATCGGCGGTGGCGTGGCCGGCTACAACGCCGCCCGCATCGCCAAGGGTATGGGCGCCCACGTCACGGTGTTCGACCTGAACATCAACACGCTGCGCAAGATCGACAACGAGACCAACGCCGGCATCGAAACCCGGTACTCGTCCTCGCTGGAGCTCGAAGAGGCGGTCAAGAAGGCCGACCTGGTGATCGGCGCAGTGCTGATCCCGGGCGCCAAGGCCCCCAAGTTGGTCACCAATTCCACGGTGTCCCATATGAAGTCCGGCGCGGTGCTGGTGGACATCGCCATCGACCAGGGTGGCTGCTTCGAGGATTCACGGCCCACCACCCACGACGACCCGACGTTCGCCGTGCACGACACCGTCTTCTACTGCGTGGCCAACATGCCCGGCTCCGTGCCGCGTACGTCGACGTTCGCGCTGACCAACGCCACCATGCCGTACGTGCTCAAGTTGGCCGACAGGGGCTGGAAGGCCGGCTGCGCCGCGGATCAGGCGCTGGCCAAGGGCCTCGCGACGCACGAGGGTGCGCTGCTGTCCGAGCAGGTTGCCTCGGACCTCGACCTGCCGTTTACCGATCCGGCCACATTCCTGGCCTGA
- a CDS encoding META domain-containing protein → MRLISLTPFAVAVLAFMGCSNNAAADEADLNGRTFVSEHVEGDQIPGNGPLTVSFDGNRIRTFAGCNHGSGTADLSGGRIAATQLALTMMACPPPVGDSDAWVSKFFDATPTWSLAGDDLTLRTDATTVTLRDKKVVDPDRPLTGTTWRVTSLMSAQAVTTSVALEQSKPTLTIGDDGAVSGSTGCNRISGHATVSGSSIEFDPLATTRMACAPEVGKVEQAVLRALKGTVQTSIDGDELKLSGADGNGLVLRAQ, encoded by the coding sequence ATGCGCCTGATCTCGCTGACACCGTTCGCCGTCGCTGTTCTCGCGTTCATGGGCTGCTCGAACAACGCGGCCGCCGACGAAGCCGACCTCAACGGCCGCACCTTTGTCTCGGAGCACGTCGAAGGTGACCAGATCCCCGGAAACGGGCCGCTGACGGTCAGTTTCGACGGCAACCGGATCAGGACCTTCGCGGGCTGCAACCACGGCTCGGGCACCGCGGACCTGTCCGGAGGCCGGATCGCCGCCACGCAGTTGGCCCTGACCATGATGGCCTGCCCACCGCCGGTCGGCGATTCGGATGCCTGGGTGTCGAAGTTCTTCGACGCCACGCCAACCTGGTCCCTGGCAGGCGACGATCTCACGTTGCGCACCGACGCCACGACCGTCACGCTGCGGGACAAGAAGGTGGTCGATCCCGATCGTCCGCTCACCGGCACCACGTGGCGGGTCACCAGCCTGATGTCCGCGCAGGCGGTCACCACCTCGGTCGCACTCGAACAGTCCAAGCCCACGTTGACCATCGGGGACGACGGCGCCGTCAGTGGTTCGACCGGCTGCAACCGGATCAGCGGCCACGCAACGGTTTCCGGATCAAGCATCGAGTTCGATCCGCTCGCCACCACCAGGATGGCCTGCGCACCGGAGGTCGGCAAGGTTGAGCAGGCCGTGCTGCGGGCCCTCAAGGGCACGGTCCAGACCTCCATCGACGGCGACGAACTGAAGCTCTCCGGCGCTGACGGCAACGGGCTGGTACTGCGGGCCCAGTGA
- a CDS encoding flavodoxin family protein produces MTKTLLVVHHTPSPATRELLEAVLAGAHDPDISGVEVQAKPALAATLTDMLAADGYLFGTTANFGYMSGALKHFLDTVYYPSLDHVAGRPYGLWVHGNNDTVGAASAVDKIVTGLALVKAADVLEVTGAVDGGVRDRAYELGGTLAATLME; encoded by the coding sequence ATGACCAAGACGCTGCTGGTGGTGCATCACACGCCGTCTCCGGCAACGCGAGAACTTCTGGAAGCGGTGCTCGCAGGCGCGCACGATCCGGACATCTCCGGTGTCGAGGTGCAGGCCAAGCCGGCGTTGGCTGCGACACTTACGGACATGCTGGCCGCCGACGGCTATCTGTTCGGCACCACAGCCAATTTCGGCTACATGAGCGGTGCGCTGAAACACTTTTTGGATACGGTGTACTACCCGAGCCTCGACCACGTGGCCGGGCGTCCGTACGGGCTGTGGGTTCACGGCAACAACGACACGGTTGGTGCGGCGAGTGCGGTCGACAAAATCGTGACCGGGCTGGCGTTGGTCAAAGCGGCTGACGTGCTTGAAGTTACGGGCGCGGTTGACGGCGGTGTCCGGGACCGGGCCTATGAGCTGGGCGGCACCCTGGCCGCAACACTGATGGAGTGA
- a CDS encoding Lrp/AsnC family transcriptional regulator, which translates to MTEESAIFAGRAARSPKDVRPDLDEVDRRILLALHADARISNSALADAVGIAASTCHGRVRRLQDIGVIRGFYTDIDPAAVGLSLQAMISVSLQSNARGKIRNFIAHIRSRPQVMDVYFLAGGDDFILHVAARDTDDLRAFVIENLNADADVAGTQTSLIFEHLRGASPL; encoded by the coding sequence GTGACGGAAGAATCCGCAATATTTGCCGGGCGGGCGGCCCGTTCGCCGAAGGATGTTCGGCCGGATCTCGATGAGGTGGACCGCCGCATCCTGCTGGCGTTGCATGCCGATGCCCGCATCTCCAACAGCGCGCTGGCCGACGCGGTCGGTATCGCCGCGTCGACGTGCCACGGTCGGGTGCGCAGGCTCCAGGACATCGGGGTGATCCGAGGCTTCTACACCGACATCGATCCGGCGGCCGTGGGGCTCAGCCTGCAGGCGATGATCTCGGTGAGTCTGCAATCGAACGCGCGGGGCAAGATCCGCAACTTCATCGCCCATATCCGTAGCCGGCCACAGGTGATGGACGTCTACTTCCTGGCCGGGGGGGACGACTTCATCCTGCATGTCGCCGCGCGCGATACCGATGACCTGCGGGCCTTCGTGATCGAGAACCTCAACGCCGACGCCGATGTCGCCGGAACACAGACCTCACTGATCTTCGAGCACCTGCGTGGGGCGTCACCGCTCTGA